Proteins co-encoded in one Acidisarcina sp. genomic window:
- a CDS encoding UDP-glucose--hexose-1-phosphate uridylyltransferase, giving the protein MSDSTWQFPHRRYNPLRRQWVLVSPHRTQRPWQGEVNPSSGFPDIHYDPKCYLCPGNERAGGKKNPAYQGVFSFDNDYAALLPDSPDPGVSTRPELLLAESERGRCRVLCFHPDHGLTLARMELGDIRRVVDAWTEQYQELGSNPAISHVQIFENRGAMMGASNPHPHCQIWATEHIPDEPATETDSLIEYQRSHGSCMLCDYLAVEKSEASRIVCENDDFLAVVPWWAVWPFETLLLAKQHVGSLADFSDRQRSSLAAILKQLTTRYDNLFETSFPYTMGFHQTPTDGKEHAEWHFHGHFYPPLLRSATVKKFMVGFEMLGMPQRDITPEGAAERLRVLPDLHFTLR; this is encoded by the coding sequence ATGTCTGATTCCACCTGGCAATTTCCGCATCGACGCTACAACCCTCTTCGCCGCCAGTGGGTGCTGGTCTCGCCGCATCGCACCCAACGCCCGTGGCAGGGAGAAGTAAATCCGTCGTCCGGCTTTCCTGACATCCATTACGACCCCAAATGCTACCTTTGCCCCGGAAACGAGCGCGCAGGAGGCAAGAAGAATCCGGCCTACCAGGGTGTCTTTTCCTTCGATAACGACTACGCGGCTTTGCTGCCGGATTCCCCGGATCCCGGTGTGTCCACGCGGCCTGAGCTGCTGCTGGCCGAGAGCGAGCGGGGGCGCTGCCGGGTGCTGTGCTTCCACCCGGATCATGGACTCACGCTGGCCCGCATGGAGCTGGGAGATATCCGCCGGGTAGTAGACGCCTGGACCGAGCAATATCAGGAGCTGGGCAGCAATCCAGCCATCAGCCATGTCCAGATATTTGAGAATCGCGGCGCGATGATGGGCGCCAGCAACCCTCATCCCCACTGCCAGATCTGGGCTACGGAGCATATTCCCGACGAGCCGGCGACGGAAACCGACTCTCTAATCGAGTACCAGAGGAGCCACGGAAGCTGCATGCTATGCGACTACCTCGCGGTTGAAAAATCCGAGGCTTCGCGGATTGTCTGTGAGAATGACGACTTTCTGGCAGTGGTTCCGTGGTGGGCGGTGTGGCCGTTTGAGACGCTTCTGCTGGCAAAGCAGCACGTGGGGTCCCTGGCGGACTTCAGTGACCGTCAGCGCAGCTCGCTGGCCGCCATCCTGAAGCAGTTGACGACGCGCTATGACAACCTCTTTGAGACCAGCTTTCCTTACACCATGGGCTTTCACCAGACACCCACCGATGGCAAGGAGCATGCGGAGTGGCACTTCCACGGACACTTTTATCCGCCGCTTCTACGATCGGCGACAGTGAAGAAGTTCATGGTCGGCTTTGAGATGCTGGGTATGCCGCAGCGGGACATCACGCCGGAGGGAGCCGCAGAGAGGTTGAGGGTGCTGCCGGACCTGCATTTCACGCTGAGGTAG